From a region of the Acomys russatus chromosome 4, mAcoRus1.1, whole genome shotgun sequence genome:
- the LOC127188349 gene encoding LOW QUALITY PROTEIN: endothelial protein C receptor-like (The sequence of the model RefSeq protein was modified relative to this genomic sequence to represent the inferred CDS: deleted 2 bases in 2 codons), with protein MISYILGVAKHRKQTPHPLTQRLPDFSPSLSPPFPLLLKPRKPEKGTGSLRSAQVGPSRLQLLQDVDGVFSHCCFLWLPACAVCNQEDSDGSQGLHMLQVSYFPDPHHVRHQGNATLGKLLTHTLEGPLEGPLEGQSNNVTILQLQPWQDAESWARTKSGLKLYLSQFRSLVQLVYRERRSSVGFPLTVSCSLGCELPAKEGSEEAHVYFDVAVNGSAFVSFQPKSALWVTGSQKPSEAITFTLKQLNAYNRTRYELQEFLQDTCVQYLESHLATQNMKGSQTGRSYTSLVLGILMGCFIIAGVAVGIFMCTGGRRC; from the exons ATGATCTCTTACATTCTTGGAGTCGCCAAACATCGAAAACAGACGCCCCACCCCCTGACTCAGCGCCTACCGGACTTCTCACCAAgcctttctcccccttttccgCTCCTCCTCAAGCCTCGGAAGCCGGAGAAGGGAACAGGCAG CTTGCGGAGCGCTCAGGTAGGACCCAGCAGACTTCAGCTCCTCCAGGATGTTGACGGCGTTTTCTCTCACTGCTGCTTCCTgtggctgcctgcctgtgccGTTTGTAATCAGGAAGACTCGGATG GCTCCCAAGGCTTGCACATGCTCCAGGTCTCCTACTTCCCAGACCCCCATCACGTGAGGCATCAGGGCAACGCCACGCTGGGGAAACTCCTGACGCACACGCTGGAAGGCCCTTTGGAAGGTCCTTTGGAAGGCCAGAGCAACAACGTCACCATCCTCCAGCTGCAACCCTGGCAGGATGCGGAGAGCTGGGCTCGTACAAAAAGCGGCCTGAAGCTCTACCTTTCCCAGTTCCGCAGTCTGGTCCAACTGGTGTATCGTGAGCGCAGGAGCAGCGTAGGCT TTCCCCTCACAGTCAGTTGCTCCCTGGGCTGCGAGCTGCCCGCCAAGGAGGGCTCCGAAGAAGCCCACGTCTACTTCGATGTGGCTGTGAACGGAAGTGCCTTTGTCAGTTTCCAACCAAAGTCCGCCTTGTGGGTAACAGGCTCCCAGAAGCCCTCTGAAGCAATCACTTTCACCCTGAAGCAACTCAATGCCTACAATCGAACTCGGTACGAATTGCAGGAATTTCTCCAGGACACCTGTGTCCAGTACTTGGAGAGCCATCTCGCCACGCAAAACATGAAAG GGAGCCAAACAGGC CGCTCTTACACCTCGCTGGTCCTGGGCATCCTGATGGGCTGTTTCATCATA GCCGGTGTGGCAGTGGGCATCTTCATGTGCACAGGTGGACGGCGTTGCTAA